In Alphaproteobacteria bacterium, one DNA window encodes the following:
- the flgC gene encoding flagellar basal body rod protein FlgC — translation MAPMRQAAYGLKAQGQRLRVIAENMANADTTADTPGGTPYQRQISTFRNVLDRVSGMRHVEFGGVRTDTTDFQKRYQPGHPAADKDGYVLMPNVQPLVEMMDMREAQRSYEANLNIVDAVKQVVRQTLDVLRG, via the coding sequence ATGGCTCCCATGCGCCAGGCGGCCTATGGCCTGAAGGCGCAAGGACAAAGACTGCGCGTGATCGCGGAAAACATGGCCAATGCCGACACCACCGCCGACACGCCCGGCGGCACGCCCTATCAGCGTCAGATCAGCACCTTTCGCAATGTCCTGGATCGCGTTTCGGGCATGCGCCATGTGGAATTTGGCGGCGTGCGCACGGATACCACCGATTTTCAGAAACGCTATCAGCCCGGACACCCGGCGGCGGACAAGGACGGCTATGTGCTGATGCCCAATGTCCAGCCGCTGGTGGAGATGATGGATATGCGCGAAGCCCAGCGCAGTTATGAAGCCAATCTCAACATCGTCGATGCCGTCAAGCAGGTCGTCCGCCAGACATTGGACGTGCTGCGTGGCTAA
- a CDS encoding flagellar hook-basal body complex protein FliE, with protein MIANINSALSAYRNTITGGEGSSKNLASAATEAGDSFGGVLAGMGSPLIGALKNGEKAMMDTASGKGNLAALVSSLSEADIMLQTVSTVRDKAIQAYQDIMHTAI; from the coding sequence ATGATCGCGAATATCAATTCCGCCTTATCCGCCTATCGGAATACCATCACCGGAGGCGAAGGATCGTCAAAGAACTTGGCCAGTGCCGCCACCGAAGCCGGCGACTCCTTCGGCGGAGTCCTGGCCGGCATGGGAAGCCCGCTGATCGGCGCGCTCAAGAACGGCGAAAAAGCCATGATGGATACCGCCTCGGGCAAAGGGAACCTTGCCGCCTTGGTCAGCTCGCTCAGCGAAGCCGACATCATGCTGCAAACCGTCTCAACCGTCCGCGACAAAGCCATCCAGGCCTATCAAGACATCATGCATACGGCAATTTGA
- a CDS encoding nucleoside deaminase: MSQALEQARKAALDQEVPVGAVLVDGRTGKVVAATGNAVESLADPTAHAEILVLREGARILGAPRLPECDLYVTLEPCAMCAAAISHTRIRRLYYGAPDPKGGAIEHGPVWFSQPTCHHRPEVYSGIQETECGELLKEFFRQRR, encoded by the coding sequence ATGTCCCAAGCCCTTGAACAGGCTCGTAAAGCGGCCCTTGACCAAGAGGTCCCCGTGGGTGCCGTCCTTGTTGACGGGCGCACGGGCAAGGTCGTGGCCGCAACGGGCAATGCCGTCGAATCCCTGGCCGATCCCACCGCGCATGCCGAAATCCTGGTGTTGCGCGAAGGCGCAAGGATTTTAGGCGCGCCGCGCCTGCCCGAATGCGACCTGTATGTGACCTTAGAGCCTTGCGCCATGTGCGCGGCGGCCATCAGCCATACCCGCATTCGCCGCCTCTATTACGGCGCCCCCGACCCCAAAGGCGGAGCGATCGAGCACGGCCCCGTTTGGTTCTCGCAACCCACCTGCCACCACCGGCCCGAAGTGTATAGCGGCATCCAGGAAACGGAATGCGGCGAATTGCTGAAAGAGTTTTTTCGGCAAAGGCGATGA
- a CDS encoding response regulator transcription factor, with the protein MRPCIALVDDDRNILTSVRMALESEGFDVRTYSDGDEALKGLTAQPPNLAVLDIKMPRMDGLELLARLRQTSRMPVIFLTSKDDEEDELEGLRVGADDYIKKPFSQRLLIERIRALLRREQLANEQKSDPNTVLVRGELVMDSARHSCTWKGKPVDLTVTEFLLVRALAQRPGHVKNRDQLMDAAYGESIYVDDRTIDSHIKRLRKKFKSVDDDFSQIETLYGVGYRYKED; encoded by the coding sequence ATGCGCCCTTGCATTGCCCTGGTGGATGACGACCGCAATATCCTGACTTCCGTGCGTATGGCTTTGGAATCGGAAGGTTTCGACGTGCGCACTTACAGCGACGGCGACGAGGCACTTAAGGGCCTGACCGCCCAACCGCCCAATCTGGCCGTGCTGGATATCAAGATGCCGCGCATGGACGGCTTGGAGCTTTTGGCGCGTTTGCGCCAAACCAGCCGCATGCCGGTGATCTTCCTGACATCGAAGGACGATGAGGAGGACGAGTTGGAAGGTCTGCGCGTGGGCGCGGACGACTATATCAAAAAGCCTTTCTCGCAACGCCTGTTGATCGAGCGTATCCGCGCCCTCTTGCGGCGCGAGCAATTGGCCAATGAGCAAAAATCCGATCCCAACACCGTCTTGGTGCGGGGGGAATTGGTCATGGACAGCGCCCGCCATTCCTGCACCTGGAAGGGCAAACCCGTGGATCTGACTGTCACGGAATTCCTGCTGGTCCGCGCCTTGGCGCAACGGCCTGGCCATGTCAAAAACAGAGATCAATTAATGGATGCCGCCTATGGCGAGTCCATCTATGTTGACGATAGAACAATTGATAGCCATATCAAGAGGTTGCGTAAGAAATTTAAATCTGTGGATGATGATTTCTCGCAGATCGAGACTCTGTACGGCGTGGGGTATCGTTATAAGGAGGATTAG